A stretch of the Planctomycetota bacterium genome encodes the following:
- the polA gene encoding DNA polymerase I: MKTLYLIDGYAQFFRAYHAIRTPMTSPVTKEPTNLTFGFVGMLLKLLRGKDGGAGRVGDRPDYVAVAIDVSGDTETFRSEIYPEYKKNRPPPPEDLPQQVERCLEILGAIGVPVLGAAGYEADDVVATLARTQAGRANIRTVSKDKDLKQLLHPAGDGDRGAFELYDVHNDEVITADSLREEFDVTPQQWRDVLALAGDTVDNVPGVEGVGPKTAAKLIAEWGSLEELLANADKIKGKRGERIRAAGDLLEQSKTLVTLVDDVEVDFDLDAAAFDALRPEQLQPFLKELGFNRYQDELKKLLGDDPEAVADIEAKPTPAPDTTKSDAGQGSLFDRPIDDDAAQDGSYTIVRTKRQLAAVRKAMKAADMIAVDTETTSLRAMEADLCGLSVAVEEGAAWYVPVRSPEPKEHLDEGTVLDALRPILEDADRPKTGHNLKYDVLVLRRAGVELAGVASDTMIASYLIDASRSSHSMDALSLALLGRENISIKTLIGTGKKQKRFDEVPLEQAGEYAAEDADVSLRLHAAMAPELDRMGLRALYDDVEIPLLSVLAELEWNGIRVDPSELETQEQRLQGRIDELKGQLQDEAMAACGRTFEPDSPKQLAGVLFNKPDAADPGLGIKPLKRGKTGPSTDAEVLEKLAQDASIESPIPQLILEYRQLSKLVNTYLVSLREEINAETDRIHASFNQTVAATGRLSSSDPNLQNIPIRTDVGREIRRAFVAPEGRVLISADYSQIELRILAHLSGDPALVEAFEEGRDIHAAVASQIHGVPLGEVTKEQRNGAKMVNFGIVYGITAFGLARRLGIGNTEAGEIIDGYKKRFAGITTFLEECVAQAKDQGYVETMLKRRRPIPDIEARNPARRSLAERMAINSVVQGSAADLIKLAMVDLHRRLSPHADALRGGRPPEIDGVRMLLQIHDELVFEADEADAEPARDLIVDRMQSAMNLRVPLVVDASIAGNWYEGK, translated from the coding sequence ATGAAGACGCTCTACCTGATCGATGGCTACGCCCAGTTCTTCCGGGCGTACCACGCCATCCGCACGCCCATGACCAGCCCGGTCACCAAGGAGCCCACCAACCTGACCTTCGGCTTCGTGGGCATGCTGCTCAAGCTGCTGCGGGGCAAGGACGGCGGCGCGGGCCGCGTCGGCGATCGTCCCGACTACGTCGCGGTCGCCATCGACGTCTCGGGCGATACCGAGACCTTCCGGTCGGAGATCTACCCCGAGTACAAGAAGAACCGCCCGCCGCCGCCCGAGGATCTGCCGCAGCAGGTCGAGCGGTGCCTCGAGATCCTGGGGGCGATCGGGGTCCCCGTGCTGGGCGCCGCGGGCTACGAGGCCGACGACGTCGTCGCCACGCTGGCCCGCACGCAGGCCGGCAGGGCCAACATCCGCACCGTCAGCAAGGACAAGGACCTCAAGCAGCTGCTGCACCCGGCGGGCGACGGCGATCGCGGCGCCTTCGAGCTCTACGACGTGCACAACGACGAGGTGATCACCGCCGACTCGCTGCGGGAGGAGTTCGACGTCACGCCCCAGCAGTGGCGGGACGTCCTCGCGCTCGCGGGCGATACCGTCGACAACGTGCCGGGCGTCGAGGGCGTGGGCCCCAAGACCGCCGCCAAGCTGATCGCCGAGTGGGGCTCGCTCGAGGAGCTGCTCGCCAACGCCGACAAGATCAAGGGCAAGCGGGGCGAGCGGATCCGCGCCGCGGGCGACCTGCTGGAGCAGAGCAAGACCCTCGTCACCCTCGTCGACGACGTCGAGGTCGACTTCGATCTCGACGCGGCCGCCTTCGATGCACTGCGGCCCGAGCAGCTCCAGCCCTTCCTCAAGGAGCTGGGCTTCAACCGCTACCAGGACGAACTCAAGAAGCTGCTGGGCGACGACCCCGAGGCGGTCGCCGACATCGAGGCCAAGCCGACCCCGGCGCCCGACACAACGAAATCCGACGCCGGCCAGGGCAGCCTGTTCGATCGCCCGATCGACGACGATGCCGCGCAGGACGGCAGCTACACCATCGTCCGCACCAAGAGGCAGCTCGCCGCCGTCCGCAAGGCCATGAAGGCCGCCGACATGATCGCCGTGGACACCGAGACCACGTCGCTCCGCGCCATGGAGGCCGACCTGTGCGGCCTGAGCGTCGCGGTCGAGGAGGGGGCCGCCTGGTACGTGCCCGTCCGCTCGCCCGAGCCCAAGGAGCATCTCGACGAGGGCACGGTGCTCGATGCGCTCCGCCCGATCCTGGAGGACGCCGATAGGCCCAAGACCGGGCACAACCTGAAGTACGACGTGCTGGTGCTCCGCCGCGCGGGGGTGGAACTCGCGGGCGTCGCCTCCGACACGATGATTGCCAGCTACCTCATCGATGCGTCGCGGTCGTCGCACTCGATGGACGCCCTCTCGCTCGCGCTGCTGGGCCGCGAGAACATCTCGATCAAGACGCTCATCGGGACCGGCAAGAAGCAGAAGCGCTTCGACGAGGTGCCCCTCGAGCAGGCCGGCGAGTACGCCGCCGAGGACGCCGACGTGTCGCTGCGGCTGCACGCCGCGATGGCGCCCGAGCTGGACCGCATGGGCCTGCGCGCCCTGTACGACGACGTCGAGATCCCGCTGCTGTCCGTGCTCGCCGAGCTGGAGTGGAACGGCATCCGCGTCGATCCGAGCGAACTCGAAACGCAAGAGCAACGCCTGCAGGGCCGCATCGATGAACTCAAGGGGCAGCTCCAGGACGAGGCCATGGCCGCCTGCGGCCGCACCTTCGAGCCCGACTCGCCCAAGCAGCTGGCCGGCGTCCTGTTCAACAAGCCCGACGCGGCCGACCCGGGCCTGGGCATCAAGCCGCTCAAGCGGGGCAAGACAGGTCCCTCGACCGACGCCGAGGTGCTCGAGAAGCTGGCCCAGGACGCGAGCATCGAGTCGCCCATCCCGCAGCTCATCCTCGAGTACCGCCAGCTCAGCAAGCTCGTCAATACGTACCTCGTCAGCCTGCGCGAGGAGATCAACGCCGAGACGGACCGCATCCACGCGAGCTTCAACCAGACCGTGGCCGCGACCGGACGGCTGTCGTCGAGCGATCCCAACCTCCAGAACATCCCCATCCGCACCGACGTGGGCCGCGAGATCCGCCGGGCGTTCGTCGCGCCCGAGGGTCGCGTGCTCATCAGCGCGGACTACTCGCAGATCGAGCTGCGGATCCTGGCGCACCTGTCCGGGGACCCGGCGCTCGTCGAGGCCTTCGAGGAGGGCCGCGACATCCACGCCGCCGTCGCCTCGCAGATCCACGGCGTGCCGCTGGGCGAGGTGACCAAGGAGCAGCGCAATGGCGCAAAAATGGTCAACTTCGGCATCGTGTACGGCATCACCGCCTTCGGGCTCGCGCGCCGGCTGGGCATCGGCAACACCGAAGCGGGCGAGATAATCGACGGCTACAAGAAGCGATTCGCCGGCATCACGACCTTTCTCGAGGAGTGCGTCGCCCAGGCGAAGGACCAGGGCTACGTCGAGACGATGCTCAAGCGGCGGCGGCCGATCCCGGACATCGAGGCCAGGAACCCCGCGCGGCGCTCGCTGGCCGAGCGGATGGCGATCAACTCGGTCGTCCAGGGCAGCGCCGCCGACCTCATCAAGCTGGCGATGGTCGACCTGCACCGCCGGCTGAGCCCGCACGCCGACGCGCTCCGCGGCGGCAGGCCACCCGAGATCGACGGCGTGCGGATGCTCCTACAAATCCACGACGAGTTGGTGTTCGAGGCCGACGAAGCGGACGCCGAACCCGCTCGCGACCTGATCGTCGACCGCATGCAGAGCGCCATGAACCTGCGCGTGCCGCTGGTGGTCGACGCGAGCATCGCGGGCAACTGGTACGAGGGGAAGTAG
- a CDS encoding amidohydrolase — MPRMTNLANAVAAVVSTLAACCAAAFAGPDHIYYNANAYTMDADRPRASAIAIEDGRFIAVGSDAEVLPLADAGTELHDLGGRTVLPGLIDAHAHLAGLGQLETGVVDLAGTTSYAEVIERVRARAATTPDGAWIIGRGWDHESWPVRDGRRELPRHGELSAAAPDHPVWLSRVDGHAALANSAAMDAAGITADTSSPEGGEIIRDEGGLPTGVFVDNAESLVQRAIPASALPSPRETILAAQRMCFAVGLTGVHDMGVHPRTIELYRDMADAGELRLRIYALVSGPYAIRHFEQNDPLIGDVVTARGTKLYVDGAMGSRGAWLLEPYADRPTGPDGEPYAGLAVSDPSLIESVAAHALERGYQVCTHAIGDRANREVLDAYERAAASEDADLPTARFRIEHAQLLHPSDIDRFAAMGVIASMQPTHCTSDMRWIDARVGSERARGAYAWASLLRTGAVIAGGSDFPVESHNPFLGLYAAVTRQNLAGSPDGGWLPGERMTREEALRSMTLHAARAEFAEDRRGSIAPGKLADMIVIDTDVMTCEPRGIADARVLRTIVGGEVVFETAP; from the coding sequence ATGCCGCGGATGACCAACCTCGCCAACGCTGTCGCTGCCGTGGTCTCTACTCTGGCGGCGTGCTGCGCGGCGGCATTCGCGGGCCCGGACCACATCTACTACAACGCCAACGCCTACACCATGGACGCCGACCGCCCGCGTGCGTCGGCGATCGCGATCGAGGACGGCCGCTTCATCGCCGTCGGGTCGGACGCCGAGGTGCTGCCACTGGCCGACGCCGGCACCGAGCTGCACGACCTGGGCGGCCGGACCGTGCTGCCCGGGCTCATCGACGCCCACGCCCACCTCGCGGGGCTGGGCCAGCTCGAGACCGGCGTGGTCGACCTTGCCGGCACGACCAGCTACGCCGAGGTCATCGAGCGCGTCCGCGCCCGCGCCGCAACGACGCCCGATGGTGCGTGGATCATCGGCCGCGGCTGGGACCACGAGAGCTGGCCGGTCCGCGACGGCCGCCGAGAGCTGCCCCGCCACGGCGAGTTGTCGGCCGCCGCGCCCGACCATCCCGTGTGGCTGTCCCGCGTCGACGGGCACGCAGCGCTGGCCAACAGCGCCGCCATGGACGCCGCGGGCATCACCGCCGACACCAGCAGCCCCGAGGGCGGCGAGATCATCCGCGATGAGGGCGGCCTGCCCACGGGCGTCTTCGTCGACAACGCCGAGTCGCTCGTGCAGCGGGCGATCCCCGCGTCGGCCCTGCCCTCGCCGCGCGAGACCATCCTCGCGGCGCAGCGGATGTGCTTCGCCGTCGGCCTCACGGGCGTGCACGACATGGGCGTGCACCCAAGGACCATCGAGCTCTACCGGGACATGGCCGACGCAGGCGAGCTCCGCCTCCGGATCTATGCGCTCGTGTCGGGGCCGTACGCGATACGCCACTTCGAGCAGAACGACCCACTCATCGGCGACGTCGTGACGGCGCGGGGCACCAAGCTGTACGTCGACGGCGCGATGGGCTCCCGCGGGGCATGGCTGCTCGAGCCCTACGCCGACAGGCCGACCGGCCCCGATGGCGAGCCGTACGCCGGGCTGGCCGTCAGCGATCCCTCGCTCATCGAATCTGTCGCGGCCCACGCATTGGAGCGTGGCTACCAGGTGTGCACGCATGCCATCGGCGACCGCGCCAACCGCGAGGTGCTCGACGCCTACGAGCGTGCAGCGGCCTCCGAGGATGCCGATCTGCCCACGGCCCGCTTCCGCATCGAGCACGCCCAACTGCTGCACCCGAGCGACATCGACCGCTTCGCGGCGATGGGCGTCATCGCGTCCATGCAGCCCACCCACTGCACCAGCGACATGCGGTGGATCGACGCCCGCGTCGGCTCCGAGCGGGCCCGCGGCGCCTACGCGTGGGCCAGCCTGCTGCGCACCGGCGCGGTCATCGCCGGCGGCAGCGACTTCCCCGTCGAGAGCCACAACCCGTTCCTTGGGCTCTATGCGGCCGTCACCCGGCAGAACCTCGCGGGCTCGCCCGACGGTGGCTGGCTGCCCGGCGAGCGGATGACCCGCGAGGAGGCGCTCCGTTCCATGACGCTGCACGCCGCCCGCGCCGAGTTCGCCGAGGACCGCAGGGGCTCGATTGCGCCCGGCAAGCTCGCCGACATGATCGTGATTGACACCGACGTGATGACCTGCGAGCCGCGAGGCATCGCGGATGCCCGGGTGCTGCGCACGATCGTCGGCGGCGAGGTCGTCTTCGAGACCGCGCCATGA
- a CDS encoding GNAT family protein: MTAPEPWSQPERWPLPIETERLVLRAPTHDDAPAMFAAIEASRPSLHPWLPWPKTENHSLAQTHYTIETFARQRAESPTPHLHLAIFDRASGAYLGGTGLHTFRPDAHQAETGYWIAQEHRQRSICTEAVIGLTRACFCAQAEGGFGLRRIEICCSAHNAASARVADRAGYAAEGRLLAHRWVDGYGWSDTLIFAALAGTWSTP; encoded by the coding sequence ATGACGGCGCCCGAGCCATGGTCGCAGCCCGAGCGCTGGCCGCTGCCCATCGAGACCGAGCGGCTCGTGCTTCGGGCGCCGACGCACGACGATGCCCCGGCGATGTTCGCCGCGATCGAGGCCAGCCGCCCCAGCCTGCACCCCTGGCTGCCCTGGCCCAAGACCGAGAACCACAGCCTCGCGCAGACGCACTACACCATCGAGACGTTCGCCCGCCAGCGCGCCGAGAGCCCGACGCCGCACCTGCACCTGGCCATCTTCGACCGGGCGAGCGGCGCATACCTGGGCGGCACCGGGCTTCACACCTTCCGCCCCGACGCCCACCAAGCCGAGACCGGCTACTGGATCGCCCAGGAGCACCGCCAGCGCAGCATCTGCACCGAGGCCGTCATCGGGCTGACGCGGGCGTGCTTCTGCGCGCAGGCCGAAGGCGGTTTCGGACTGCGGCGAATCGAGATCTGCTGCTCGGCGCACAACGCGGCGTCGGCAAGGGTCGCGGACCGGGCGGGCTACGCGGCCGAGGGACGGCTGCTGGCGCATCGCTGGGTCGATGGATACGGCTGGAGCGACACGCTGATCTTCGCGGCGCTCGCCGGCACCTGGAGCACGCCATGA
- the prmC gene encoding peptide chain release factor N(5)-glutamine methyltransferase, whose amino-acid sequence MTTAAPQAWTTRRLLAWIGGKLRERDIDDARLCAEMLVAHVLGCERLRLYMEADRPASADELAMLRELVRRALSHEPVQYLVGEASFYGISLLVDRRVLIPRPETQTLVDEVVAAIKPIAAPRVADVCTGTGCVAIAVAKQAPHAVVNAGDIDDDALAVAGDNLERTGVADRVSLHAGDLLGALPEDSTYHAIAANPPYIPDDEWAGVAANVRDFEPEHALRGGVDGMDLVRRLIDDAPQRLEPGGVLAIEVASTRAALALEIAEASGRYAEARMVRDFAGRPRVLVARLG is encoded by the coding sequence ATGACCACCGCGGCGCCCCAGGCGTGGACCACGCGGCGATTGCTTGCGTGGATCGGCGGCAAGCTCCGCGAGCGTGACATCGACGACGCCAGGCTCTGCGCCGAAATGCTCGTAGCCCACGTCCTCGGATGCGAGCGGCTCCGGCTGTACATGGAGGCCGACAGGCCCGCATCGGCCGACGAGCTGGCGATGCTCCGCGAGCTGGTGCGGCGGGCGCTGTCGCACGAGCCCGTGCAGTACCTCGTGGGCGAGGCCTCGTTCTACGGCATCTCGTTGCTCGTTGATCGCCGGGTGCTGATCCCCAGGCCCGAGACGCAGACGCTCGTCGACGAGGTCGTCGCGGCCATCAAACCGATCGCCGCGCCGCGCGTGGCCGACGTGTGCACGGGCACCGGGTGCGTGGCGATCGCGGTGGCGAAGCAGGCGCCGCACGCAGTCGTCAATGCGGGCGACATCGACGACGACGCGCTCGCGGTCGCGGGCGACAATCTGGAGCGCACGGGCGTGGCCGACCGCGTGTCGCTGCACGCGGGAGACCTGCTCGGGGCCCTGCCGGAGGACTCGACCTACCACGCCATCGCAGCCAATCCGCCCTACATCCCCGACGATGAATGGGCCGGTGTCGCCGCCAACGTCCGCGACTTCGAGCCCGAGCACGCGCTGCGAGGCGGCGTAGACGGCATGGATCTGGTCCGGCGGCTGATTGACGACGCGCCGCAGCGGCTCGAGCCCGGCGGGGTGCTTGCGATCGAGGTGGCCTCGACGCGGGCGGCACTCGCGCTGGAGATCGCCGAGGCGAGCGGCCGGTATGCAGAAGCGCGGATGGTTCGCGATTTTGCGGGCCGGCCCCGGGTGCTCGTGGCGCGGCTTGGCTAG
- a CDS encoding response regulator, whose translation MVERSNTIIIVGSTAEAASELPIRDDADVVFCTPDELAQRLAEHPGARVLSAGAAAPEFSELDRAYALLDAVNEGVCLMRTDGTIIWANAFFRTLDPSVGQRIRAAARHSIDWLVAQREQRGKLVARCVEVGDEDANAWYDVIVSLAQGEGGGVADSRLVAVIRDVSEARRLDRRMTAIEQAGRDLVSIDPEFVRSKNAMERLSVLESRIIETAHKLLNFDHFAIRLINDKTGKLELVISEGLSPEAAELDLYPSRQGNGIAGFVASTGVSEICNDAMGDARFLPCLQGARSAMVVPLRLHDRVIGVLDVESFKPGAFDEEDRRFAEHFARHLALALRVLDLLVVERCETNATVSGRVQGELREPLDDIASIVEQLREKVGNDPDLASRLKRIGTDVESIRDRVRRVAEGPRALLGVERAMASEEREPLIEGARVLVADDERAVRRVIADVLRNRGADVCVCESGAEAIEAVQASADGGRPFQLVISDIQMPDRNGYELFSAARRALPDVPVILMTGFGYDPSHSIVRASQEGLSCVLFKPFQVERLLEEIRSVLRTEDAASESDGVHTSG comes from the coding sequence ATGGTCGAGCGTTCCAACACGATCATCATTGTCGGCTCGACGGCCGAGGCGGCTTCCGAGCTTCCGATCCGCGACGACGCGGACGTGGTCTTCTGCACCCCGGACGAACTCGCCCAGCGGCTCGCCGAGCATCCGGGCGCCCGGGTGCTCAGCGCCGGGGCGGCCGCGCCGGAATTCAGCGAGCTCGACCGGGCCTACGCGCTGCTCGATGCCGTCAATGAGGGCGTGTGCCTGATGCGGACCGACGGCACCATCATCTGGGCCAACGCCTTCTTCCGCACGCTGGACCCGTCGGTGGGGCAGCGCATCCGGGCGGCCGCGCGCCACAGCATCGACTGGCTGGTCGCCCAGCGCGAGCAGCGCGGCAAGCTCGTCGCGCGGTGCGTCGAGGTCGGCGACGAGGACGCGAACGCCTGGTACGACGTGATCGTCTCGCTCGCACAGGGCGAGGGCGGAGGCGTAGCCGACTCCCGGCTGGTCGCGGTCATCCGCGATGTGTCCGAGGCCCGCCGGCTGGACCGCCGCATGACCGCCATCGAGCAGGCCGGCCGGGACCTCGTGTCCATCGATCCGGAATTCGTCCGCTCCAAGAACGCCATGGAGCGGCTGAGCGTGCTCGAGAGCCGCATCATCGAGACGGCCCACAAGCTGCTCAACTTCGACCACTTCGCCATCCGGCTGATCAACGACAAGACCGGCAAGCTGGAACTGGTGATCTCCGAGGGCCTCAGCCCCGAGGCCGCCGAGCTCGATCTGTATCCCTCGCGGCAGGGCAACGGCATCGCGGGCTTCGTGGCCTCCACGGGCGTGTCTGAGATCTGCAACGACGCGATGGGCGACGCCCGATTCCTGCCGTGCCTGCAGGGTGCCCGCAGCGCGATGGTGGTGCCGCTGCGGCTGCACGACCGGGTCATCGGCGTGCTCGACGTCGAGTCGTTCAAGCCGGGCGCCTTCGACGAGGAAGACCGCCGCTTCGCCGAGCACTTCGCCCGCCACCTCGCCCTGGCGCTGCGGGTGCTGGACCTGCTCGTCGTCGAGCGGTGCGAGACCAACGCCACGGTGTCGGGCCGCGTGCAGGGCGAACTCCGCGAGCCACTGGACGACATCGCCAGCATCGTCGAGCAGCTCCGCGAGAAGGTCGGCAACGATCCCGACCTGGCGTCGCGGTTGAAGCGGATCGGCACCGATGTCGAGTCCATCCGCGATCGCGTCCGCCGCGTGGCCGAGGGGCCGCGCGCCCTGCTGGGCGTCGAGCGGGCGATGGCCTCCGAGGAGCGCGAGCCGCTGATCGAGGGCGCCCGCGTGCTGGTGGCCGACGACGAGCGAGCCGTCCGCCGCGTCATCGCCGACGTGCTCCGCAACCGTGGTGCCGACGTGTGCGTGTGCGAGAGCGGGGCGGAGGCGATCGAAGCGGTCCAGGCGTCGGCCGACGGCGGCCGACCCTTCCAGCTGGTCATCAGCGACATCCAGATGCCCGACCGCAACGGCTACGAGCTGTTCTCGGCCGCCCGCCGCGCCCTGCCCGACGTGCCGGTCATCCTGATGACGGGCTTCGGCTACGACCCGAGCCACAGCATCGTCCGCGCCTCCCAGGAGGGCCTCAGCTGCGTGCTGTTCAAGCCCTTCCAGGTCGAGCGGCTGCTCGAGGAGATCCGCTCGGTGCTGCGGACCGAGGACGCCGCGAGCGAGTCGGACGGCGTTCACACGTCCGGCTAG
- a CDS encoding ABC transporter ATP-binding protein, whose amino-acid sequence MIEVRNLHKAFGRFHALRGVGFDAPEGQVTGLLGANGAGKSTTIRVITGYTTPDVGWVRVGGIWPHRRPLAARRAIGYLPESAPAYPEMSTEAFLAYRASLYGIPRRTRRGAVERAIESCALGPVRRRRVGHLSKGYRQRAGLAAAILHDPRVLILDEPTNGLDPGQINETRSVIRRLAEGRTVLVSSHILPEIERSCDRVVILAAGRLCAQGSLSDLLGAADDELACEVAFPLAGTAEPARSAVARTPGVLSVAADEPGPKLRRWRVRFDAGTITEPDLRAVVGRTLSTYQAEVRLLERQTPTLERVFLALTEAASGDEGENREKCDHSRDDPGAKEPKACA is encoded by the coding sequence ATGATCGAAGTCCGAAACCTGCACAAGGCGTTCGGCCGCTTCCACGCCCTCCGGGGCGTCGGCTTCGACGCGCCCGAGGGCCAGGTGACCGGCCTGCTGGGCGCCAACGGCGCCGGCAAGAGCACCACCATCCGCGTCATCACCGGGTATACGACCCCCGACGTGGGCTGGGTCCGCGTCGGGGGAATCTGGCCGCACCGCCGCCCGCTGGCCGCCCGCCGGGCCATCGGTTACCTGCCCGAGTCGGCCCCAGCCTACCCCGAGATGTCCACGGAGGCATTCCTGGCGTATCGGGCCTCGCTCTACGGGATTCCACGGAGAACGCGGCGGGGCGCCGTCGAGCGGGCGATCGAGAGCTGCGCATTGGGCCCCGTGCGGCGGCGGCGTGTGGGCCACCTCAGCAAGGGCTACCGCCAGCGGGCCGGGCTCGCGGCGGCCATCCTGCACGATCCGCGGGTGCTGATCCTCGACGAGCCGACCAACGGCCTCGACCCGGGCCAGATCAACGAGACGCGGTCGGTCATCCGGCGGCTGGCCGAGGGCCGCACCGTGCTGGTCAGCTCGCACATCCTCCCCGAGATCGAGCGGAGCTGCGACCGCGTGGTGATCCTGGCCGCCGGCCGGCTGTGCGCCCAGGGCAGCCTCAGCGATCTGCTCGGGGCCGCGGACGACGAGCTGGCCTGCGAGGTCGCCTTTCCGCTGGCGGGGACCGCAGAACCGGCACGGTCGGCCGTGGCGCGGACGCCGGGCGTCTTATCGGTCGCCGCGGACGAGCCCGGCCCGAAGCTGCGACGCTGGCGGGTGCGCTTCGACGCCGGCACCATCACCGAGCCCGACCTTCGGGCCGTCGTGGGCCGGACGCTCTCGACCTACCAGGCCGAGGTCCGCCTGCTCGAGCGGCAGACGCCGACGCTGGAACGCGTCTTCCTGGCGCTGACCGAGGCCGCCAGCGGCGATGAGGGCGAGAACCGCGAGAAGTGCGACCACTCCAGGGACGATCCCGGCGCCAAGGAGCCCAAGGCGTGCGCGTAG
- the rho gene encoding transcription termination factor Rho, whose product MAKSSASESGDAREEKPTSTASRAEGGSANGTEDGERRRGPRNRRNDSDGGPRRKRRKRKGSPVDHGLPTDDELEREAAEIEKVAANADPEVLKQALSISDLQRMPLDELQELAEKDGLEDVEGVSKQDLIFKLLKVRAASQGLLVGDGTLEIMSDGFGFLRSAEQSYLPGPDDIYVSPSQIRRFGLRKGMVVRGLIRPPRESERYFALLRVDEVNGREPQQAHRTKPFEDLTPLHPEERFILEADPSSIETRVIDLVAPIGKGQRALIVAPPRTGKTVLMQKITQSITKNHPEVQIIVLLVDERPEEVTDFRRNTADQVEVVASTFDEPSTRHVQVCDMVIEKAKRMVEFGDHVVILLDSITRMARAYNAEQPHSGKIMTGGIDANALQRPKKFFGAARAIEDGGSLTIIGTALVDTGSKMDEVIFEEFKGTGNSELHLDRRLVEKRVWPAIDVTASGTRREELLLDPKELELIYKLRKVLADMNVVEAMELLQGRLGKAKTNAEFLMTMRLG is encoded by the coding sequence ATGGCCAAGAGTTCCGCGTCCGAGTCGGGCGACGCCCGGGAAGAGAAGCCCACGAGCACCGCGTCGCGGGCCGAGGGCGGCAGCGCCAACGGCACCGAGGACGGCGAACGCCGCCGCGGGCCGCGCAACCGCCGCAACGACAGCGACGGGGGGCCTCGCCGCAAGCGGCGGAAGCGCAAGGGCTCGCCGGTCGACCACGGCCTGCCAACCGACGACGAGCTGGAGCGGGAAGCCGCCGAGATCGAGAAGGTCGCGGCCAACGCCGACCCCGAGGTGCTCAAGCAGGCGCTCAGCATCTCGGACCTGCAGCGGATGCCCCTCGACGAACTGCAGGAGCTTGCCGAGAAGGACGGCCTCGAGGATGTCGAGGGCGTCAGCAAGCAGGACCTGATCTTCAAGCTGCTGAAGGTGCGCGCCGCCAGCCAGGGTCTGCTCGTCGGCGACGGCACCCTGGAGATCATGTCCGACGGTTTCGGCTTCCTCCGCAGCGCCGAGCAGAGCTACCTGCCCGGCCCCGACGACATCTACGTGAGCCCCAGCCAGATTCGCCGATTCGGCCTGCGCAAGGGCATGGTGGTCCGCGGGTTGATCCGCCCGCCCCGCGAGAGCGAGCGGTACTTCGCGCTGCTCCGCGTGGACGAGGTCAACGGCCGCGAGCCCCAGCAGGCGCACCGCACCAAGCCCTTCGAGGACCTGACGCCGCTGCACCCCGAGGAGCGGTTCATCCTCGAGGCCGACCCCAGCAGCATTGAGACGCGGGTGATCGATCTCGTTGCGCCGATCGGCAAGGGCCAGCGGGCGCTGATCGTCGCGCCGCCCCGCACCGGCAAGACGGTGCTGATGCAGAAGATCACCCAGTCGATCACCAAGAACCACCCCGAGGTGCAGATCATCGTGCTGCTCGTCGACGAGCGGCCCGAGGAGGTCACCGACTTCCGCCGCAACACGGCCGATCAGGTCGAGGTCGTCGCCAGCACCTTCGACGAGCCCTCGACGCGGCACGTCCAGGTGTGCGACATGGTCATCGAGAAGGCCAAGCGGATGGTCGAGTTCGGCGACCACGTGGTGATCCTGCTGGACTCGATCACCCGCATGGCCAGGGCGTACAACGCCGAGCAGCCCCACTCGGGCAAGATCATGACGGGCGGCATCGACGCCAACGCGCTGCAGCGGCCCAAGAAGTTCTTCGGCGCCGCTCGCGCCATCGAGGACGGCGGCAGCCTGACGATCATCGGGACGGCCCTGGTCGACACGGGCTCGAAGATGGACGAGGTCATCTTCGAGGAGTTCAAGGGCACGGGCAACAGCGAACTGCACCTGGATCGGCGCCTGGTCGAGAAGCGGGTCTGGCCCGCCATCGACGTCACCGCCAGCGGCACCCGCCGCGAGGAACTGCTGCTGGACCCCAAGGAGCTGGAGCTGATCTACAAGCTCCGCAAGGTCCTGGCCGATATGAACGTGGTAGAGGCCATGGAGCTGCTGCAGGGCCGGCTCGGCAAGGCGAAGACCAACGCCGAGTTCCTGATGACGATGCGGCTCGGCTGA